A single genomic interval of Daucus carota subsp. sativus chromosome 1, DH1 v3.0, whole genome shotgun sequence harbors:
- the LOC108218780 gene encoding uncharacterized protein LOC108218780, protein MDDEETIWINLPKFSERYVGGVEAFIQNAFPKFSVGDEITCPCKNCNNRKWYRADVIYNHLICSGPSTLYANWVYEVSLRSDRDSEDLIDCETNINFGDTLDEMLHRTNGPNDDVKNVFRHVQEGKQPLYPGCAKFSRLSFIVRLYSLKCAHGISESGFGDILGLIREAFPQAHIPLSFNAAKNIIRDLGLDYKKIHACPNNCMLYWGENEKENSCKTCGVSRWNIVEKEGTSNNDPKKLIHKVPKNVMRYFPLKPRLRRMFMCEEFAELMTWHALGRKNDGKLRHPADSDTWRAMDARYPHFSSETRNIRLGVAADGFNPFRTMNTSHTTWPIILVNYNLPPWLCMRQENLILSTLISGPESPSNNIDVFMQPLISELKELWEEGIETYDSFTSQNFRLRAAVIWTISDFPGYAMLSGWSTKGKLACPVCNYETSSMYLKHSRKICYMNHRKFLDPEHKWRFDKKRFNGDVEMGGCPEILTGSDIEELLSGYINHFGGDPHLRKKRKIDSPFKKKSIFFDLPYWSHNLLRHNLDVMHIENNICDNIIGTLLNIAHKSKDHVNARYDLQDLGIRKELHPIESGDGTRVEIAAAIFDLTKEEKDIFCAVLKNAKLPHGCASNISRYVHTKERKVSGYKSHDAHFMLHYLLQFAVKKSLKPEVAVPLIRLGAFLRGISAKVIDLSEISRLQKEIIEILCQFETIFPPAFFDVMVHLLVHLCREVQLGGPVNQRCMFGIERYLNKLKSYNRNRSKPEGSIAEGYLADECLIFCSRFLNGNEGATQLRSCPQKQEFPIGTRRNKDGTAVHLEESELKACHQYILFNSASKEIESLIE, encoded by the coding sequence ATGGACGACGAGGAAACTATCTGGATAAATCTTCCTAAGTTTAGTGAGAGATACGTTGGTGGGGTAGAGGCATTCATTCAAAATGCATTCCCCAAATTTTCCGTAGGTGATGAAATAACCTGCCCTTGCAAGAATTGTAATAACCGCAAGTGGTATAGGGCAGATGTGATCTACAATCATCTTATATGTAGTGGTCCATCCACATTATATGCTAATTGGGTTTATGAGGTTTCACTTAGATCTGATAGAGATAGTGAAGATCTGATAGATTGTGAAACCAACATAAATTTTGGAGATACCCTAGATGAGATGCTGCATCGTACTAATGGACCaaatgatgatgtcaaaaatgttTTTCGCCATGTTCAGGAGGGAAAGCAGCCTTTGTATCCAGGCTGTGCAAAGTTTTCGCGATTAAGTTTTATCGTGAGACTTTATTCCTTAAAGTGTGCTCATGGGATTTCAGAGTCGGGATTTGGGGATATACTAGGGTTGATAAGGGAAGCTTTTCCACAGGCACACATACCATTATCTTTCAATGCTGCGAAGAATATCATTAGAGATCTAGGACTTGACTATAAAAAAATACACGCTTGTCCTAACAATTGCATGTTGTATTGGGGtgagaatgaaaaagaaaattcctGCAAAACTTGTGGTGTTTCGAGGTGGAACATAGTGGAAAAAGAAGGGACGAGCAACAATGATCCAAAGAAGTTGATTCATAAAGTGCCGAAAAATGTCATGCGCTATTTTCCACTTAAGCCAAGACTACGACGAATGTTTATGTGCGAGGAGTTTGCAGAACTTATGACATGGCATGCTTTGGGACGGAAAAATGATGGCAAACTTAGACATCCAGCTGATAGTGATACTTGGAGGGCAATGGATGCTAGGTATCCTCATTTCTCGTCAGAAACTAGGAATATAAGGTTGGGTGTTGCTGCTGATGGATTCAATCCTTTCCGAACAATGAATACTTCACACACCACCTGGCCTATTATTTTGGTTAACTATAACTTGCCTCCTTGGTTATGTATGCGTCAAGAAAACCTTATTCTTTCAACCCTCATTTCTGGCCCGGAATCTCCATCCAATAACATTGATGTTTTTATGCAACCTCTTATTAGTGAGTTAAAAGAGTTATGGGAGGAAGGGATAGAAACCTATGATTCGTTTACTAGTCAGAATTTTAGGTTACGTGCTGCTGTGATTTGGACCATAAGCGATTTTCCCGGATATGCAATGTTATCCGGTTGGAGCACCAAGGGCAAATTGGCTTGTCCAGTTTGTAACTACGAGACCTCCTCAATGTACCTAAAGCATAGTAGAAAAATATGCTACATGAATCATAGGAAATTTCTGGATCCCGAACATAAGTGGCGGTTTGATAAAAAAAGATTCAATGGTGATGTCGAAATGGGAGGGTGCCCTGAAATTTTAACAGGATCAGACATTGAGGAATTGCTATCAGGCTACATAAATCACTTTGGGGGGGATCCGCACTTACGAAAAAAGCGTAAGATTGACTCGCCTTTCAAAAAGAAgtcaatattttttgatttaccTTATTGGAGTCACAATTTACTTCGGCATAACCTTGATGTTATGCACATCGAAAATAATATTTGTGACAACATAATTGGTACGTTACTGAATATTGCTCACAAGTCAAAAGACCACGTCAATGCTCGATATGATTTACAAGATCTCGGCATTAGAAAGGAGCTTCATCCCATTGAATCTGGCGATGGGACGCGTGTTGAAATTGCTGCTGCCATTTTTGATTTGACAAAGGAGGAGAAAGATATATTTTGTGCAGTTCTGAAAAATGCAAAACTGCCACATGGTTGTGCATCGAACATTAGCCGTTATGTGCACACGAAGGAGAGAAAAGTATCGGGCTATAAGAGCCATGATGCTCATTTTATGTTGCACTATTTGTTACAGTTCGCCGTGAAAAAATCATTGAAACCTGAGGTCGCAGTCCCTTTAATTAGATTAGGGGCATTTCTAAGAGGTATTTCGGCCAAAGTCATTGACTTGAGTGAAATTTCTAGGCTGCAGAAGGAAATAATTGAAATTCTTTGTCAATTTGAGACAATTTTCCCTCCAGCCTTTTTTGATGTTATGGTGCACTTGCTAGTTCACTTATGCAGAGAAGTACAACTGGGTGGACCAGTGAATCAACGCTGCATGTTTGGAATTGAGAGATATCTCAATAAATTAAAGTCATATAATCGCAATAGAAGCAAGCCTGAGGGCTCCATTGCTGAGGGTTATCTGGCTGACGAGTGCTTAATATTCTGCTCACGATTCTTGAATGGTAATGAGGGAGCAACACAACTCAGAAGCTGtccacaaaaacaagaatttCCTATTGGCACGAGAAGAAACAAAGATGGAACAGCTGTTCACTTAGAAGAATCTGAGTTAAAAGCATGTCATCAGTACATTTTATTCAATTCTGCCAGCAAAGAAATTGAAAGTTTGATTGAGTAA